The proteins below are encoded in one region of Cucurbita pepo subsp. pepo cultivar mu-cu-16 chromosome LG10, ASM280686v2, whole genome shotgun sequence:
- the LOC111803874 gene encoding uncharacterized protein LOC111803874 isoform X1, with translation MRKVLKKFPTIAGHFEGRSTLTGKRKKLVEHPRPCEWIQDNLQFISAAYCEHKAKYDDELHGSMSISRRILLRGADSKIGSENLPSPSFKFQKIKFIGFCKEWIKDPLNIALLFWTIGVTVSGLVVFLVMTGMLNNLLPTKSQREIWFEVNNQILTALFTLMCLYHHPRRIHHMVLLCRWKPGDILILREIYCKNGTYKPHERKHMMVLLVLLHMNCFAQYALSVLNLSHKKPQRSVFGVSVCLTVALLTAAAASLYSIFSPLGKEYDHVDNEESPNRINDGNLCVSRIVDKPQWRGGLFHFLDDIRTACLSLFCSFCLFGWNMERLGFGNMYVHAATFVIFCTAPLCLFGLAANIVEPLYAKVALSLIGILVSVFGLFYGGYWRIQMRKRFDITKNESCWGKPNVVDCAQWLFCCCCSLAQEVRTADYYELMEDNLGKNRTNGRDKNEILSPLPREGGTVHEDRSNLDSNRFLDETDGVNQLLKPPTPSSMQRDDFALKMTKNLAGERSLSL, from the exons ATGAGGAAAGTTCTAAAAAAGTTTCCCACCATAGCAGGGCATTTTGAAGGTCGATCGACTCTTACtggtaaaaggaaaaag CTTGTTGAGCATCCTAGGCCCTGTGAATGGATTCAAGACAACCTTCAATTCATAAGTGCTGCATATTGTGAACACAAGGCCAAGTACGACGACGAGCTTCACGGTTCGATGTCGATATCCCGAAGGATTCTACTTAGGGGTGCTGATTCAAAGATTGGCTCAGAAAACTTGCCCTCCCCATCTTTTAAGTTCCAGAAAATCAAGTTCATAGGATTTTGTAAAGAGTGGATCAAAGACCCTTTGAACATTGCCCTTCTTTTCTGGACGATCGGCGTCACGGTTTCGGGATTGGTCGTCTTTCTTGTAATGACTGGAATGTTGAACAATCTCCTGCCAACTAAATCACAAAGAGAGATTTGGTTTGAAGTTAATAACCAAATCTTGACTGCTCTCTTCACTCTGATGTGTTTGTATCATCATCCTAGGAGGATTCATCATATGGTACTTTTATGTAGGTGGAAACCAGGTGATATCCTTATACTTAGAGAAATATATTGCAAAAATGGAACTTATAAGCCACATGAAAGGAAACACATGATGGTATTGCTTGTGTTGCTTCATATGAACTGCTTTGCCCAATATGCTTTATCTGTCCTTAATTTGAGCCATAAGAAGCCTCAAAGATCAGTTTTCGGAGTTTCGGTCTGCCTTACTGTTGCACTCttgactgctgctgctgctagTTTATACTCCATTTTCAGTCCACTTGGGAAGGAGTACGACCATGTCGACAATGAGGAAAGTCCAAACCGGATCAACGATGGCAATTTGTGTGTGTCAAGAATTGTTGACAAGCCTCAATGGAGAGGCGGACTGTTCCATTTCCTTGATGACATTAGAACAGCTTGCCTTTCCCTCTTCTGCAGCTTCTGCTTATTTGGATGGAACATGGAACGGTTAGGATTCGGGAACATGTACGTTCATGCTGCGACGTTCGTAATCTTTTGCACTGCCCcgctttgtttgtttggtttggcAGCTAATATTGTGGAACCTTTGTATGCTAAAGTAGCTCTCAGTTTAATTGGCATTCTTGTTTCTGTGTTTGGGCTGTTCTATGGTGGATACTGGAGGATTCAAATGAGGAAACGGTTCGATATAACGAAGAACGAGTCGTGTTGGGGGAAACCAAATGTTGTAGACTGTGCACAATGGTTgttctgctgctgctgctctcTTGCTCAGGAGGTTAGGACAGCTGATTACTATGAATTAATGGAAGACAACCTCGGAAAAAACCGAACGAACGGCAGAGACAAGAACGAAATCCTGTCACCATTACCTCGTGAAGGTGGAACAGTTCATGAGGATAGATCAAACCTGGATTCAAACAGGTTTTTAGATGAAACTGATGGAGTAAACCAGCTTTTGAAGCCCCCTACTCCATCATCAATGCAAAGAGATGATTTTGCGCTGAAAATGACCAAAAATCTTGCAGGAGAACGGTCATTGAGTCTCTGA
- the LOC111803874 gene encoding uncharacterized protein LOC111803874 isoform X2: MSISRRILLRGADSKIGSENLPSPSFKFQKIKFIGFCKEWIKDPLNIALLFWTIGVTVSGLVVFLVMTGMLNNLLPTKSQREIWFEVNNQILTALFTLMCLYHHPRRIHHMVLLCRWKPGDILILREIYCKNGTYKPHERKHMMVLLVLLHMNCFAQYALSVLNLSHKKPQRSVFGVSVCLTVALLTAAAASLYSIFSPLGKEYDHVDNEESPNRINDGNLCVSRIVDKPQWRGGLFHFLDDIRTACLSLFCSFCLFGWNMERLGFGNMYVHAATFVIFCTAPLCLFGLAANIVEPLYAKVALSLIGILVSVFGLFYGGYWRIQMRKRFDITKNESCWGKPNVVDCAQWLFCCCCSLAQEVRTADYYELMEDNLGKNRTNGRDKNEILSPLPREGGTVHEDRSNLDSNRFLDETDGVNQLLKPPTPSSMQRDDFALKMTKNLAGERSLSL, encoded by the coding sequence ATGTCGATATCCCGAAGGATTCTACTTAGGGGTGCTGATTCAAAGATTGGCTCAGAAAACTTGCCCTCCCCATCTTTTAAGTTCCAGAAAATCAAGTTCATAGGATTTTGTAAAGAGTGGATCAAAGACCCTTTGAACATTGCCCTTCTTTTCTGGACGATCGGCGTCACGGTTTCGGGATTGGTCGTCTTTCTTGTAATGACTGGAATGTTGAACAATCTCCTGCCAACTAAATCACAAAGAGAGATTTGGTTTGAAGTTAATAACCAAATCTTGACTGCTCTCTTCACTCTGATGTGTTTGTATCATCATCCTAGGAGGATTCATCATATGGTACTTTTATGTAGGTGGAAACCAGGTGATATCCTTATACTTAGAGAAATATATTGCAAAAATGGAACTTATAAGCCACATGAAAGGAAACACATGATGGTATTGCTTGTGTTGCTTCATATGAACTGCTTTGCCCAATATGCTTTATCTGTCCTTAATTTGAGCCATAAGAAGCCTCAAAGATCAGTTTTCGGAGTTTCGGTCTGCCTTACTGTTGCACTCttgactgctgctgctgctagTTTATACTCCATTTTCAGTCCACTTGGGAAGGAGTACGACCATGTCGACAATGAGGAAAGTCCAAACCGGATCAACGATGGCAATTTGTGTGTGTCAAGAATTGTTGACAAGCCTCAATGGAGAGGCGGACTGTTCCATTTCCTTGATGACATTAGAACAGCTTGCCTTTCCCTCTTCTGCAGCTTCTGCTTATTTGGATGGAACATGGAACGGTTAGGATTCGGGAACATGTACGTTCATGCTGCGACGTTCGTAATCTTTTGCACTGCCCcgctttgtttgtttggtttggcAGCTAATATTGTGGAACCTTTGTATGCTAAAGTAGCTCTCAGTTTAATTGGCATTCTTGTTTCTGTGTTTGGGCTGTTCTATGGTGGATACTGGAGGATTCAAATGAGGAAACGGTTCGATATAACGAAGAACGAGTCGTGTTGGGGGAAACCAAATGTTGTAGACTGTGCACAATGGTTgttctgctgctgctgctctcTTGCTCAGGAGGTTAGGACAGCTGATTACTATGAATTAATGGAAGACAACCTCGGAAAAAACCGAACGAACGGCAGAGACAAGAACGAAATCCTGTCACCATTACCTCGTGAAGGTGGAACAGTTCATGAGGATAGATCAAACCTGGATTCAAACAGGTTTTTAGATGAAACTGATGGAGTAAACCAGCTTTTGAAGCCCCCTACTCCATCATCAATGCAAAGAGATGATTTTGCGCTGAAAATGACCAAAAATCTTGCAGGAGAACGGTCATTGAGTCTCTGA
- the LOC111803579 gene encoding regulatory-associated protein of TOR 1-like, whose product MALGDLMASRISQSSLAVVSSNHVDDCTSNHDDDGDLVSLRRDSDAASSSYGNAAISTATTMVYLPQTIVFCELRHDAFEACLPAGPSDSGLVSKWRPKDRMKTGCVALVLCLNISVDPPDVIKISPCARMECWIDPFSMAPQKALESIGKTLSVQYERWQPRARYKVQLDPTVEEVKKLCSTCRKYAKTERVLFHYNGHGVPKPTASGEIWLFNKSYTQYIPLPISDLDSWLKTPSIYVFDCSAAGMIVNAFTELHDPSGSTRDCILLAACESHETLPQRAEFPADVFTSCLTTPIKMALRWFCKRSLLRESLDDSLIDKIPGRQTDRKTLLGELNWIFTAVTDTIAWNVLPHDLFQRLFRQDLLVASLFRNFLLAERIMRSANCSPISHPMLPSTHQHHMWDAWDMAAEICLSQLPALVEDPNLEFQPSPFFTEQLTAFEVWLDHGSENKKPPEQLPIVLQVLLSQGHRFRALVLLGRFLDMGPWAVDLALSVGIFPYVLKLLQTTTPELRQILVFIWTKILALDKSCQVDLVKDGGHTYFIRFLDSLEAYPEQRAMAAFVLAVIVDGHRRGQEACIEANLEANLIHVCLKHLRSSTPNDGQTEPLFLQWLCLCLGKLWEDYIDAQIIGLQADAPAVFNSLLTEPQPEVRASAVFALGTLLDVGSDSSRDGVVDDDEKSRAETSIVGSLLSVVSDGSPLVRAEVAVALARFAFGHNKHLKSIAAAYWKPHCNSLLSSLPSLAHIRSSGTTYTNSNQHMPHASIVSSQIGPLLRFGNENSTLVREGRVSTSSPLANTGMMHGSPLSDDSSQHSDSGVLHEDTVSNGAVNHSRPKPLNNALYSQCVLTMCTLANDPSPRIASLGRRVLSIIGIEQVVTKPVKPSSSSIKPTDGTAASQPPSFAGLARSSSWFDMNGGHLPLTFRTPPVSPPRPSYLTGMRRVCSLEFRPQLMNSPDSGLADPLWGSGGTSGTSERSFLPQSTIYNWSCGHFSKPLLTPADNGEEIFTRREEREKFVLERIAKCQHSPVSKLNDNPIASWDTKFEMGTKTLLLQPFSPIVVAADENERIRVWNYEEPALLNSFDNHDFPDKGISKLCLVNELDDSLLLAASCDGSIRIWKDYTVKGKQKLVTAFSAIQGHKPGVRSINAVVDWQQQSGYLYASGEVSSIMLWDLDKEQLVKSIPSSSDCSISALSASQVHGGQLAAGFLDGSVKLYDVRTSETPVCTMRPHVQKVEKVVGIGFQPGLDSSKIVSASQAGDIQFLDIRNLRDRYLTIDAHRGSLTALAVHRHAPILASGSAKQLIKVFSLDGDQLGTIRYHPTFMPQKIGSVSCLTFHPYEGLLAAGAVDACVSIYADDNSRGR is encoded by the exons ATGGCATTGGGGGATTTGATGGCCTCTCGGATTTCGCAATCTTCGTTGGCCGTGGTCTCCTCTAATCACGTGGATGACTGTACTTCCAACCACGATGACGATGGGGATTTAGTTTCGCTCAGAAGAGATTCCGATGCTGCGAGTAGTAGTTATGGCAATGCTGCTATCAGTACTGCCACAACCATGGTTTACTTGCCGCAGACTATAGTGTTTTGTGAGCTTCGACACGATGCGTTTGAGGCTTGTCTGCCTGCCGGCCCATCTGATAGCGGATTGGTCTCTAAATGGAGACCTAAAGACCGA ATGAAGACGGGATGTGTAGCTCTAGTATTATGTTTAAACATTAGTGTTGATCCACCTGATGTTATTAAGATATCTCCTTGCGCCCGAATGGAGTGCTGGATAG ATCCATTTTCTATGGCACCCCAAAAAGCACTTGAATCTATTGGAAAAACATTGAGTGTACAGTATGAGAGGTGGCAACCAAGG GCTCGCTATAAAGTTCAGCTGGATCCCACTGTAGAAGAGGTAAAAAAGCTCTGTAGTACATGTCGCAAGTATGCAAAAACTGAAAGGGTTCTATTTCATTATAATGGACATGGTGTTCCAAAGCCAACTGCTAGTGGTGAAATATGGCTTTTCAACAAG AGTTATACCCAGTATATCCCCTTACCTATTAGTGATCTGGACTCGTGGTTGAAGACACCTTCCATTTACGTGTTTGACTGTTCTGCTGCTGGGATGATAGTCAATGCCTTCACTGAG cttcACGATCCCTCTGGATCAACAAGGGATTGCATTTTGCTTGCAGCATGTGAATCGCATGAAACTCTTCCGCAAAGAGCTGAATTTCCTGCCGATGTTTTTACCTCTTGCCTTACAACACCAATCAAGATGGCCTTGAGATG GTTTTGCAAACGTTCATTGCTTCGTGAGTCTCTTGATGATTCACTGATAGATAAAATACCTGGCCGGCAAACTGATCGAAAGACACTTCTTGGGGAATTGAATTGGATTTTCACAGCTGTCACTGATACAATTGCCTGGAATGTTCTTCCACATG ATCTATTTCAAAGGTTGTTCAGACAGGATTTGTTAGTTGCCAGtctatttagaaattttttgcTTGCTGAGCGGATTATGCGGTCTGCAAATTGTTCACCAATTTCACATCCAATGTTACCTTCAACCCATCAGCATCATATGTG GGATGCGTGGGACATGGCTGCCGAGATTTGTCTTTCTCAACTTCCAGCATTGGTTGAAGACCCTAACTTGGAGTTTCAG CCAAGTCCATTTTTCACCGAACAGTTGACAGCTTTTGAGGTATGGCTTGATCATGGATCTGAAAATAAGAAACCTCCAGAACAGCTGCCCATTGTCCTTCAG GTTTTACTCAGCCAAGGACATCGATTCAGGGCGCTGGTTCTTCTTGGTAGATTCCTTGATATGGGGCCTTGGGCTGTTGATCTG GCCTTGTCCGTTGGAATATTCCCATATGTTCTAAAGCTTCTGCAGACAACAACACCCGAGCTGCGACAAATTCTGGTTTTTATATGGACAAAGATTCTGGCCCTAGATAAG TCTTGCCAGGTTGATTTAGTAAAGGATGGTGGCCATACGTATTTCATCCGCTTTCTTGATAGCTTGGAAGCTTACCCAGAACAGCGTGCAATGGCTGCTTTTGTTTTAGCTGTAATTGTTGATGGACACAGGCGAGGCCAGGAAGCATGCATCGAAGCTAATTTAGAAGCTAATTTAATCCACGTCTGTTTGAAGCATCTTCGGAGTTCAACACCAAATGATGGACAAACTGAGCCGCTATTTCTTCAATGGCTTTGTCTTTGTCTTGGAAAACTGTGGGAAGACTATATAGATGCTCAAATCATAGGATTACAGGCTGATGCCCCTGCTGtctttaattctttattaACCGAGCCCCAACCAGAG GTTAGGGCTTCAGCAGTTTTTGCACTTGGTACTCTACTTGATGTAGGGAGTGACTCGTCTAGAGATGGtgttgttgatgatgatgaaaagTCTAGGGCTGAAACCAGTATTGTTGGAAGTCTCTTGAGTGTTGTTTCAGATGGAAGCCCACTTGTTAGGGCTGAGGTTGCTGTTG CGCTTGCTCGCTTTGCTTTTGGCCACAACAAGCACCTTAAGTCCATTGCTGCAGCATATTGGAAGCCCCATTGTAATTCTTTATTAAGTTCTCTACCCTCTTTGGCTCATATAAGAAGTTCGGGCACTACCTATACCAATTCAAATCAGCACATGCCTCATGCAAGCATTGTTTCCTCTCAAATTGGTCCATTGTTGAGATTTGGAAATGAGAACTCCACTTTAGTTAGAGAAGGAAGGGTTTCCACCAGTAGTCCTCTTGCTAACACCGGAATGATGCATGGATCACCACTTTCAGATGATTCATCACAGCATTCAGATTCAGGAGTTTTACATGAAGATACAGTGAGCAATGGAGCCGTTAATCATTCGAGGCCCAAACCTCTAAATAATGCATTGTATTCACAATGTGTTTTGACTATGTGTACTTTAGCCAATGACCCATCTCCTCGCATTGCGAGCCTTGGTAGGCGGGTGTTGTCTATTATTGGTATTGAACAAGTGGTAACAAAACCTGTAAAGCCCAGTAGTAGCAGTATCAAACCTACTGATGGGACAGCAGCATCTCAGCCACCTAGTTTTGCTGGACTAGCTCGTTCATCTTCATGGTTTGATATGAATGGAG GTCATTTGCCTTTAACTTTCCGAACTCCTCCAGTCAGCCCTCCCAGACCAAGTTACTTGACGGGCATGCGAAGAGTTTGCTCGTTAGAGTTCCGGCCTCAGCTAATGAATTCTCCTGATTCGGGGTTAGCAGATCCATTATGGGGCTCAGGCGGAACTTCAGGAACATCTGAACGCAGTTTTCTTCCACAATCAACAATCTATAACTGGAGCTGTGGGCATTTCTCAAAGCCTCTTCTCACTCCTGCTGATAATGGAGAAGAAATATTTACTAGAAGAGAGGAGAGGGAGAAATTTGTCCTTGAACGCATTGCCAAATGCCAACATTCTC CTGTTAGTAAGCTGAACGATAATCCAATTGCTAGCTGGGATACAAAGTTCGAAATGGGTACAAAAACATTATTGCTGCAACCATTCTCTCCCATCGTTGTTGCTGCTGATGAGAATGAACGAATTAG GGTCTGGAATTATGAAGAACCTGCTCTTCTCAACAGTTTTGATAACCATGATTTTCCTGACAAAGGAATTTCGAAACTCTGTCTTGTGAATGAGCTTGATGACAGCTTGCTTTTGGCTGCATCAT GTGATGGAAGTATTCGTATTTGGAAAGATTACACTGTGAAGGGCAAACAGAAGCTTGTAACTGCATTCTCTGCAATCCAGGGGCACAAACCTGGGGTTCGTAGTATAAATGCTGTTGTGGACTGGCAACAACAGTCTGGATATCTG TATGCTTCTGGTGAGGTATCGTCTATTATGCTTTGGGACCTAGATAAGGAGCAGCTTGTTAAATCTATTCCTTCATCATCAGATTGCAGCATCTCAGCATTG TCTGCTTCTCAAGTTCATGGGGGTCAGCTTGCAGCTGGTTTCTTAGATGGTTCTGTTAAGCTTTATGATGTTCGCACTTCTGAAAC GCCTGTCTGCACAATGCGCCCACATGttcaaaaagtagaaaaagttGTCGGGATTGGCTTTCAACCTGGGCTTGATTCGTCAAAG ATTGTCAGTGCGTCTCAGGCTGGTGATATTCAGTTTCTGGATATCAGAAATCTCAGAGATAGATATCTAACCATCGATGCCCACAGAGGTTCACTTACAGCATTAGCCGTTCATAGACATGCTCCTATCTTAGCTAGTGGCTCAGCTAAACAGCTAATTAAGGTTTTCAGCCTAGATGGCGATCAACTGGGCACCATTAGATACCACCCTACCTTCATGCCCCAGAAGATTGGCTCTGTAAGCTGCCTCACCTTTCACCCATACGAGGGCCTGCTTGCTGCCGGAGCTGTAGATGCTTGTGTATCTATTTATGCAGATGACAACTCTCGAGGAAGATGA
- the LOC111803681 gene encoding alanine--glyoxylate aminotransferase 2 homolog 3, mitochondrial-like, whose translation MQSFVLKRFSGFKSLSRLRCFSQSAHKEATLHNDVAVPSIPPFDYSPPPYNGPSADEILAKRKEFLSPSVCNYYQKPLLVVDGKMQYLFDDKGRRYLDAFGGIATVNCGHCHPDIVNAIVNQTKRLQHSTVLYLNQAVSDFAEALASKLPGNLKVVFFTNSGTEANELAMMMARLYTGCHDIISLRNAYHGNAAGTMGATAQSIWKFNVIQSGVHHALNPDPYRGIFGADGEKYAKDVEDLIEFGTTGQVAAFISEAIQGVGGIVELAPGYLPAVYKSIKKAGGLCIADEVQSGLARTGSFFWGFESQGVVPDIVTMAKGIGNGIPLGAVVTTPEIAEVLTRRSYFNTFGGNPVCTAAGLAVLRVIEKEKLQENAHVVGTYLKDRLIALKDKYDIIGDVRGRGLMLGVELVTDRELKTPAKAETLHVMDHMKDLGVLIGKGGSYGNVFRITPPLCFTKEDADFVVDAMDYAMCKM comes from the exons ATGCAGAGCTTCGTTCTCAAGAGATTTTCAGGATTCAAATCCCTTTCCCGCCTCCGTTGCTTCTCTCAGTCCGCTCATAAGGAGGCTACTCTTCACAATGACGTCGCTGTTCCTTCAATTCCGCCCTTCGATTACTCCCCTCCGCCCTACAACGGCCCTTCCGCCGATGAGATCCTCGCCAAGCGGAAGGAGTTCCTTAGCCCGTCAGTGTGTAACTACTACCAGAAGCCG TTGCTTGTGGTAGATGGAAAGATGCAATACTTATTCGACGACAAAGGGCGCAGATATCTGGACGCTTTCGGCGGGATCGCGACGGTTAACTGTGGACACTGTCATCCGGATATTGTGAACGCGATCGTCAATCAAACCAAGCGCTTGCAGCACTCCACTGTTCTCTATCTCAACCAAGCCGTCTCTGATTTTGCTGAAGCTCTGGCTTCGAAGTTACCGGGAAATCTTAAG GTGGTCTTCTTCACCAATTCTGGGACGGAAGCCAACGAGCTTGCAATGATGATGGCTAGACTTTACACTGGATGCCACGACATAATATCGCTAAGGAATGCTTATCATGGAAATGCAGCCGGGACCATGGGGGCCACCGCACAGAGCATCTGGAAGTTCAATGTCATACAG AGTGGAGTTCATCATGCTTTAAACCCAGATCCATACAGAGGTATATTTGGTGCCGACGGCGAGAAGTATGCAAAAGATGTGGAAGACTTGATTGAATTTGGAACTACCGGTCAAGTTGCTGCTTTTATATCTGAAGCAATACAG GGGGTTGGGGGTATCGTTGAATTAGCCCCTGGTTACTTGCCTGCAGTGTATAAGTCCATAAAGAAAGCAGGAGGACTCTGTATTGCCGATGAGGTTCAGTCAGGATTAGCCCGCACTGGGAGCTTCTTCTGGGGATTCGAGTCCCAAGGTGTTGTTCCTGACATAGTGACCATGGCAAAG GGCATTGGCAATGGCATTCCCCTTGGGGCTGTAGTAACCACTCCTGAGATAGCAGAGGTCTTGACCCGTAGGAGCTATTTCAATACTTTTGGTGGAAACCCTGTCTGTACTGCTGCTGGACTGGCTGTTTTGAGAGtgattgaaaaggaaaagcttCAGGAGAACGCCCATGTCGTTGGCACTTATCTGAAAGATAGGCTCATTGCTTTGAAGGACAAATATGATA TTATTGGAGACGTGAGGGGAAGAGGACTAATGCTAGGTGTTGAACTTGTGACTGATCGAGAGCTGAAAACGCCTGCCAAAGCTGAAACTTTGCATGTGATGGACCATATGAAAG ACTTGGGAGTGCTGATTGGGAAGGGTGGATCCTATGGAAACGTGTTTAGAATTACTCCTCCACTCTGCTTCACCAAAGAAGATGCAg ATTTCGTGGTGGATGCAATGGATTACGCAATGTGTAAGATGTGA